The proteins below come from a single Xyrauchen texanus isolate HMW12.3.18 chromosome 1, RBS_HiC_50CHRs, whole genome shotgun sequence genomic window:
- the LOC127648432 gene encoding histone H2A, translating into MSGRGKTGGKARAKAKTRSSRAGLQFPVGRVHRLLRKGNYAERVGAGAPVYLAAVLEYLTAEILELAGNAARDNKKTRIIPRHLQLAVRNDEELNKLLGGVTIAQGGVLPNIQAVLLPKKTEKPVKTK; encoded by the coding sequence atgAGCGGCAGAGGTAAAACGGGCGGTAAAGCGAGAGCGAAGGCTAAGACTCGCTCATCCAGGGCGGGACTGCAGTTCCCCGTCGGCCGTGTGCACAGACTGCTCCGCAAAGGAAACTACGCTGAGCGCGTCGGCGCCGGTGCTCCTGTGTATCTGGCCGCTGTGCTCGAGTATCTCACCGCTGAGATCCTGGAGTTGGCCGGAAACGCCGCTCGGGACAACAAGAAGACCCGTATCATTCCCCGTCACCTGCAGCTGGCAGTGCGGAACGACGAGGAGTTGAACAAACTCTTGGGTGGAGTGACCATCGCTCAGGGTGGGGTGCTGCCCAACATCCAGGCTGTGCTGCTGCCCAAGAAGACCGAGAAACCCGTGAAGACCAAGTAA
- the LOC127648217 gene encoding histone H1-like, protein MAETAPAAAAPPAKSPKKKSAAKPKKTGPSVGDLIVKTVTASKERSGVSLAALKKALAAGGYDVEKNNSRVKIAVRSLVTKGTLVQTKGTGASGSFKLNKKQSESTKKPAKKAAPKAKKAAVKKPAAAKKPKSAAAKKPAAKKSPKKAKKPAAAKKATKSPKKAKKPAAAKKAAKSPKKAKVVKPKTAKAKAAKPKKAAPKRSK, encoded by the coding sequence ATGGCAGAAACCGCTCCAGCTGCAGCCGCCCCGCCGGCCAAATCGCCCAAGAAGAAATCTGCTGCCAAACCCAAGAAAACGGGTCCAAGCGTCGGTGATCTCATCGTCAAAACTGTGACCGCGTCCAAGGAGAGGAGCGGCGTGTCTCTTGCCGCCCTGAAGAAAGCTCTCGCCGCCGGTGGATACGATGTAGAGAAGAACAACTCCCGCGTCAAGATCGCCGTTAGGAGTCTGGTGACTAAAGGGACTCTGGTGCAGACCAAAGGGACCGGCGCCTCCGGCTCATTCAAGCTCAACAAGAAACAATCCGAGAGCACGAAGAAACCCGCCAAGAAAGCCGCTCCTAAAGCCAAGAAGGCCGCAGTCAAGAAACCCGCCGCTGCTAAGAAGCCCAAGAGTGCCGCGGCTAAGAAACCTGCCGCCAAGAAATCTCCCAAGAAGGCGAAGAAACCAGCAGCCGCTAAAAAGGCAACGAAGAGCCCCAAGAAGGCAAAGAAACCAGCAGCCGCCAAGAAAGCAGCCAAGAGCCCCAAAAAGGCCAAAGTTGTCAAACCCAAAACGGCAAAGGCTAAAGCAGCCAAGCCTAAGAAAGCAGCTCCCAAAAGAAGTAAATGA